The stretch of DNA ATCATCCGCCCATCGATCAATGCCATGAAGGCGACTTACGATCTGGCCGAGGCCGAACCCGAACTCGCGACCGCCTGGTCGCCTTTGACCGGCGGCCGGGTCAACCGTTTCCTCCATTTTGCAGGCTCGAACGAGGATCTGGTTATGAAGGGGCGGATGCAAAGGCGCCTTGGACAACTCACCGGAACATGCTTCCAGCGCTGCGTCGGCATGGACGGAATCAACGTCCTGCATTCGATCACCTATGAGATAGATGCCAGGCACGGAACCGGCTACCATCGCCGCTTCCTCGACTTCCTGACGCTGGCTCAGCGTAACAACATCGTCCTTGCGGGCGCAATGACCGACCCAAAGGGCGATCGCTCGAAGCGCCCGAGCGAACAGGCGGATCCTGACCTTTTCCTCCATGTCACGCGGCGGACCGAGCGGGGTGTCTATTTGAAGGGGGCCAAGGCGCATATGACGGGCGGCCTCAATTCGCACTGGATCTGCGTTATGCCCACGATGAGCATGGGACCGGAAGACCGGAACTACGCCGTGGTCGCGCTCATCCCAGCCGATGCGGCGGGACTGACTTATATCTACGGCCGGCAATCATGCGACACGCGAGCCCTCGAGGTGGGCGACATCGACAAAGGCAATGCAAGGTTTGGCGGTCAGGAAGTTCTCGTCGTGTTCGACGACGTTTTCGTTCCCCACGAACATGTCCTGATGGATGGCGAACATGAATTCGCGCAGGAAATGGTGTCGCGTTTCACCACCTATCATCGTGCAAGCTACATATGCAAAACGGGGCTGGGCGATGTCCTCACGGGGGCCGCGGCCGCCATCGCCGAATATAATGGAGCGGAAGGGGCGAGCCATGTGAAGGACAAGCTCGTCGAAATGACGCACCTCAACGAGACCATCTATTCCTCGGCGATCGCCTCGAGCCATGAAGGGAAGCAACTGGCGTCGGGCGTATTCATGCACGACCCTATGCTGGCGAATGTCTGCAAGCAGAATGTCACGCGTTTCCCATATGAGATATCCCGTATCGCCCAGGATTTGGCGGGAGGACTTATGGTGACCATGCCGTCCGAACAGGAGTTCGACCATGCGTTGACCGGCCCGATGCTACGAAAATATCTGCAAGGTCGTGCCGATTTCCCGACGGAATATCGGCAGCGCATTCTTCGGTTGATCGAAAATATGACGCTCGGCCGCAATGCTGTCGGTTATCTTACCGAATCGATGCACGGTGCTGGCTCGCCGCAGGCCCAGCGCATTCAGATCCAGCGCGGCATGGAAGTCGAGAAGAAAAAGGATCTGGCGAGGAAACTC from Sphingopyxis sp. CCNWLW2 encodes:
- a CDS encoding 4-hydroxyphenylacetate 3-hydroxylase family protein, whose product is MIERREESASERWARTGPIGSGEDYVESLRARSLDIYLFGERVEEPVDHPIIRPSINAMKATYDLAEAEPELATAWSPLTGGRVNRFLHFAGSNEDLVMKGRMQRRLGQLTGTCFQRCVGMDGINVLHSITYEIDARHGTGYHRRFLDFLTLAQRNNIVLAGAMTDPKGDRSKRPSEQADPDLFLHVTRRTERGVYLKGAKAHMTGGLNSHWICVMPTMSMGPEDRNYAVVALIPADAAGLTYIYGRQSCDTRALEVGDIDKGNARFGGQEVLVVFDDVFVPHEHVLMDGEHEFAQEMVSRFTTYHRASYICKTGLGDVLTGAAAAIAEYNGAEGASHVKDKLVEMTHLNETIYSSAIASSHEGKQLASGVFMHDPMLANVCKQNVTRFPYEISRIAQDLAGGLMVTMPSEQEFDHALTGPMLRKYLQGRADFPTEYRQRILRLIENMTLGRNAVGYLTESMHGAGSPQAQRIQIQRGMEVEKKKDLARKLAGIGGGGSGDG